The Arachis hypogaea cultivar Tifrunner chromosome 14, arahy.Tifrunner.gnm2.J5K5, whole genome shotgun sequence genome has a segment encoding these proteins:
- the LOC112744491 gene encoding zinc-finger homeodomain protein 8 yields the protein MDIAAQTTINNNNINNSSTTPTKSSPPTEEHETETPTRIIQNTTTTTTTTTIPNTPTPSKALTFSNGVLKRHHPHHISAANHHHQLVVYKECLKNHAAALGGHALDGCGEFMPAPTATAGDPTSIKCAACGCHRNFHRREPEDPLISSAFEFHSQNRHHPPPPPPPPPHRSPNSASPPPISSAYYHHPSAAPHMLLALSGAGIAAPPESTAAPISAAAALASPRKRFRTKFSQEQKEKMHKFAERVGWKMQKRDDDLVQEFCSEVGVDRGVLKVWMHNNKNNLAKKESNGAAVTTINGGVGVLGSGGGSRSIIMEEDPNNNNNNNGNGVGVGVNGGANGSSSSS from the coding sequence ATGGACATAGCAGcacaaacaacaatcaacaacaacaacatcaacaatagtAGCACTACTCCAACAAAATCATCACCACCAACTGAAGAACATGAAACTGAAACACCAACTAGGATTATTCAAAACaccactactactactactactacaacCATACCCAACACACCAACACCATCAAAGGCTTTAACTTTCTCAAATGGGGTCCTAAAACGCCACCATCCTCACCATATCTCCGCcgccaaccaccaccaccaactcGTTGTATACAAGGAATGCTTGAAGAACCACGCCGCCGCTCTCGGCGGCCACGCGCTCGACGGCTGTGGGGAGTTCATGCCCGCACCCACTGCCACCGCCGGCGACCCTACATCCATCAAGTGCGCCGCCTGCGGCTGCCACAGGAACTTCCACCGCCGTGAGCCAGAGGACCCGCTTATCTCCTCTGCCTTCGAGTTTCATTCACAAAACCGCCACCATCCTCCTCCACCGCCTCCTCCACCGCCTCACCGGAGCCCTAACTCGGCATCTCCGCCGCCGATCTCCTCCGCTTACTATCACCACCCGTCAGCAGCACCTCACATGCTACTTGCCCTCTCCGGCGCTGGCATCGCCGCGCCGCCGGAGAGCACCGCGGCACCAATTTCCGCCGCCGCAGCTTTAGCTTCTCCGAGGAAGAGGTTCAGGACGAAGTTCAGCCAGGAGCAGAAGGAGAAGATGCACAAGTTCGCAGAGCGTGTCGGGTGGAAGATGCAGAAGAGAGACGATGATTTGGTTCAAGAGTTCTGCAGCGAGGTTGGCGTTGATCGTGGTGTTCTCAAAGTCTGGATGCATAACAACAAGAACAATCTCGCAAAGAAAGAGAGTAATGGCGCTGCTGTTACCACCATTAACGGTGGTGTTGGTGTTcttggtagtggtggtggtagcAGAAGCATTATTATGGAGGAAGAtcctaataataacaacaacaacaatggtaatggtgttggtgttggtgttaatGGCGGTGCTaatggttcttcttcttcttcttaa